The Solanum lycopersicum chromosome 6, SLM_r2.1 genome has a window encoding:
- the LOC101254396 gene encoding N-terminal acetyltransferase B complex catalytic subunit NAA20 isoform X2 yields the protein MAGLFPCCKSSRRPHHGIQANSFLKVDGGNGIFSRNILQQHCLMQVMGKVEGQGESWHGHVTAVTVAPEYRRQQLAKKLMYLLEEVSDKIDKAYFVDLFVRASNTPAIKMYEKLDYVVYRRVLRYYSGEEDGLDMRKALSRDVEKKSIIPLKRPVTPDELEYD from the exons ATGGCCGGATTATTTCCATGTTGCAAAAGCTCCCGGCGGCCACATCATGGGATACA AGCAAATTCTTTTCTAAAGGTGGATGGAGGAAATGGGATTTTCTCGAGGAATATTCTTCAGCAGCACTGTTTGATGCAGG TTATGGGAAAAGTTGAAGGGCAAGGTGAATCTTGGCATGGTCACGTTACTGCAGTAACTGTGGCTCCTGAATATCGGAGGCAGCAATTAGCCAAGAAATTGATGTACCTGCTGGAAGAAGTCAGTGATAAGAT CGATAAGGCTTACTTTGTGGACTTGTTTGTGAGAGCATCAAACACACCAGCTATAAAGATGTACGAGAAG CTTGATTACGTAGTATATAGGCGAGTTTTACGCTATTACTCAGGGGAGGAAGATGGTTTGG ATATGAGAAAGGCACTATCGCGAGATGTAGAAAAGAAGTCTATCATCCCTCTTAAACGACCGGTAACTCCAGATGAATTGGAGTATGACTGA
- the LOC101254396 gene encoding N-terminal acetyltransferase B complex catalytic subunit NAA20 isoform X1 — protein MTTIRRFSCNDLLRFASVNLDHLTETFNMSFYMTYMARWPDYFHVAKAPGGHIMGYIMGKVEGQGESWHGHVTAVTVAPEYRRQQLAKKLMYLLEEVSDKIDKAYFVDLFVRASNTPAIKMYEKLDYVVYRRVLRYYSGEEDGLDMRKALSRDVEKKSIIPLKRPVTPDELEYD, from the exons ATGACGACGATTCGTAGATTCAGCTGCAATGACTTGCTTCGCTTCGCGTCAGTGAATTTGGATCATCTTACTGAAACT TTcaacatgtcattttatatgACTTACATGGCAAGATGGCCGGATTATTTCCATGTTGCAAAAGCTCCCGGCGGCCACATCATGGGATACA TTATGGGAAAAGTTGAAGGGCAAGGTGAATCTTGGCATGGTCACGTTACTGCAGTAACTGTGGCTCCTGAATATCGGAGGCAGCAATTAGCCAAGAAATTGATGTACCTGCTGGAAGAAGTCAGTGATAAGAT CGATAAGGCTTACTTTGTGGACTTGTTTGTGAGAGCATCAAACACACCAGCTATAAAGATGTACGAGAAG CTTGATTACGTAGTATATAGGCGAGTTTTACGCTATTACTCAGGGGAGGAAGATGGTTTGG ATATGAGAAAGGCACTATCGCGAGATGTAGAAAAGAAGTCTATCATCCCTCTTAAACGACCGGTAACTCCAGATGAATTGGAGTATGACTGA